From the Dermacentor variabilis isolate Ectoservices chromosome 5, ASM5094787v1, whole genome shotgun sequence genome, the window atttagtaatatggaactATAGCTTTTGCAgcacccttgtaaacaacgtaacaaattcacgttagatataaaatgacacatcgaatttgtgcgctttcagggatctaatggatgctgtttacagaatggcgatatctgttcttgatgcagagctgtgaattcgtaaacttcgtgcttctatttttttttcgaactttcggatttttgaaattttttaaacaaaattcaggacctaaatagaagtTCAGTgatcaacagtcactagaatttaacttgctctctcaaatacaacaaatttcattaaaatcggtccaggggttatctcagaaaaaacgtttttgcgtttttacatgtatttgaataggccgcgtcggagttgggcccgagctaaagcttcctcttaacgttatcgtgttaaaaatttaattatgtgCTCGTACGCACCAAAAcgaagatatgattatgaggcatgtcgtagtgggggacagcggattaattttgaccacgtggggttctttagcgtgcacccaatgtacgCTACAAGGAGGTCGCTGCATGTCACCCCCATCGAcgggcggccgccgcggccgggattcgatcccgcaccctcgAGTGAAGATGTGATTTACAAACATAAGCGCCGTTATCTGCCGtccactttttttctcttcatctcATCCTCTTAGCTTTCTTGTGACCATGTAATTGGCTActtgaaatgaataaaagaacTGTATGTGGCAGAGATGAAGTAAACTTGTTTCGCAGAAAGAAAACTACGTGGAATGTACGGCTTTCGTTAAATGTTTTGATGTTAGGCGCCATTGATTCACCCCAGCACGTCGTAGGAGATACGCGTTCATGTTGAAGAGCCCCAGTGCTCTTGCGTATAGCCCGGTAATCTAAGCATTGTCCGTTTGAGCTATCCAGAGGGTGCCTATCAGTCAAAAACATTTACTTATGAGCAAGTGACGTTGACCGCTGCCGCTAACTGCGCCTCCTGCTGCCTGATATGCGGAGCAGACAGGTGACGGGAGGAAGGTTGAGTCGCGCATGGCAATAGGGCACACGTTCACTTTGCATCGTGTCGAATAAGTAAGCTCGCTTGGTGTGAATTGGTGTCGGGTTCAGAGGGAGCACTGAAATTCAGTTTCCAAGTGACAGGCATAAGCACACCGAAGACCAGCTCACACGGCTACGCACGCTAAAAGCAATTTGTTTCGCAGTGGCCATCGCTAGACGGCGCAGATGCCCTTTCGAGAGCGTCATTCCCGCGATTCAGAAAACTGCGTTGTTGGCTGTACGGTTGTGTAGGCAATACTCTGATGTGCAGTTGTCACTTTGCTGGTGTCATAGTGGATAGTGTCGGCTTATACCTATTTGTCAGTTGGCTATACATGTGTGCAAAATGTAGCCACGGCCCCATtcaagttcttcataccatattATACCAACCACAAATTGTCAGTTGCAAATTCGCGCGATTGTATGCACttgtcaaaagaaagaaaatattcgcACATGGTCTACTTTAATGTGTTACTCTCGACAGAGGGTAACACATTACTGATACATCTGATACATCTGAGTTGCATATTGCCAGTTACTCCCAACTATTGTACTGTGGTTGAGGCAATGAAAAGTGACAGACAGTGAAAAGACAAAGCAGCATACATAAATTTTGAGACGTTTCGATCCACGTCCTACTGGCCACATGGGTAATATGCGCGTCAGCGTGACGCGCGTTTCTAGGAGAAAACAGTGCGTGATCCAATGAGCATTCAATGTATTGTGCGAAAGAGAAAGCAAAAATGAATAGCTGGTGTAGCTGGTGTGCAGACGCCGTACCTGAGACGTGCCAACATTTGACGGGGCCTGACGTATATGGAAAAATCAGCAATTGAACacgctactgctactactactactgataCTACTActaaaatagataaataaacaaCTAAGTAATATTAATAATAGTATTAGTAATAACAATAATGTAAAATATCCAGATTCAACTGATATGTGGGAATCTGTCAAGTGAAGCTTTAGTGAAACGGATGGAATAAATGCTCTGCAATGAACGGCGATGCGTAAACTTTTGTTTACGTTCATCCTATGCAAAGTGAAATCTCATCACAAAATTCACAGCTTTATTCTCGTGCATTTTATATGTTTACACACTAGACTCCTCAAAAGCCAATTTAATTAGGTCGATACTGATGCATCCTATAGACTAACACGGGGTAGTCAGCGCTAGGAAGGTAGTCATCATCCGAACCCCGTGGTTACACCTGCTCGCCTCAAGGCGCAACGGCATGCACGCGATGTTCGAGCGATGGCGACAAGCGACGGCGAGGAACGACAGGTCTTTCCGTTGCGGAGGGCGATCCGTCGCTGTCGCTTGTCACGTCGCCGGTTTTTGGAGAGCCGGAAAATTTCGCTTCTCGCCTGATATTTCACGCGGCGACTTCCACGAGGGACAGCGTGATTGAGCAACAACATGCAAGCAGCCAGGTCGCCCACTTCAATGTGAACTTGCTCTTGCAACTTACTCTCTGCCGTaggagcaaaaaaataaataaagaagtaaaATTAACCATTGCTTCATCTCACCTCACGCTGAAGATAAAGTATTGGCGTTGTCTTGTCATTATTATTGCGATCGGTTGTTTGTTTTGATGCTGCTGGGCCTAAGGTGCCATCGAGAGTCCACCGGGTGGCGCGACAGCATTTCACGCTGGCAGCACGAAACGATTAAACCTAGATCTAATATATCGCGGTTAAAACACTGACCTCCTGGCACATTTGACTTTTTTGTAACAAGGGCCTGATATTTATTCGGACAAGAACGTAAATTCGTCGCTACGTTTTTCCACGATGTCACGTTCATGCGGTTGCTCCACGCCGTGACGCGACTGCTGAGCTGCAGAACCTGCCATTCGCGTCGCGTCTCCGTCGCTTGAATATCGCGTGCATGTGGTTGTAGCTTCACTGCCTCGTTTCAGTCGCCTAACTGTCTTGTTTCGCCAGTACGGCCGCTATGCCACAGCGCTATGCTTATGAATACGTCACGACTTAGATGAGGTTAAATAGCTTACCTCTGCTCCGATTCGGGGTGAATGTTATCCTGTGTCCGCGAGTGCCCCCGCTCAGCTGGTCGTGCCACCGGTGCTCGAGCGCTCCACGAGCTGAttaactgatgatgatgatgatgatggtggtggtggtggtggtggtggtggtggtggtggtggtggtgatgatgatgatgatgatggttgtggtggtggtggtggtggtggtggtggtggtggtggtgattccAAGCACTGACACGTACCCACAACGGGGAAACGGCCAAGAAACGGGACGTGGTTGGACCTCGTGCAACCGGTTGTGCGGAgcatatacaaggtgtcccagctaactttagccagactttAAAAAATATGCCAGtcccacgcagctggacagaacgaaaataatgttgtttgccgtcgcttggagataaacTATTCtttccattccgcctaattaggtaattagccttaattaattaacttctcgaatattataattggatgtaaagtgtcaatgaggaaactGCTGAGCGacatgaaaactcccgatacagctttatgttcctcaatacgtgctacataagtgttttctcgagtgtgaaagaagcccgcgattgCACGCACACTggttcgagcggccagtcgcgcggcaacttggcgtgcatttgcaggcttctttcacgctcggaaaaacttttgtATAGTGCCTACTGAAATTGAAATTAATTTCCGGAATGACGTCAGTTTGGAGACATGCGCCTTCAAATTCTCCGTAAaattgcactgttgttccacgtacttttttttacaaagcacttttttacgcattgaagcagaaaagtaacGGAACGTCCACGTATTTCGTCCCACCTATTGGGAAACACCTCGAAACTCGTGTCGTCCTGGAGATACATTTCCAGTGGATGCATCTTGCAAACTCACCAACTATAATTCATACATTGAAATGTGTGCCGTAAAATAAtaaattaggaagttaattagtaatttttcttaattagttACTGATGTAACACTACGGTGTTACATcaatcttctcttttctgtaaCATAATTTTTCCATATGTctattattttcattttcttctatTTTTATAACGTGACGTATCATTCCATGTTAGTACACATTTTTACATCATGAAACATCACCATCTATAGCTAGACCTTGTGCAAGGTGTCTGCTAAAGCACACATAACGCATAATCGCTTGGATAGCGCATGATATTCAAGAGCTTCTATATCCTTCATAATAAATTACCTTTGTAACTACAATTGCCGTTctccttgctttttgcaatttgATCGTTGCCATATGTATCTCGCACAGTATACTTCTACTATTTTctgacgtcatcatcatcattgtctcGTAATGACAGTCCTGGCCAGCGGCATTCTATGTAATTGCCAATGCGTCATAAATGGAAGCTGCAGCCTAACAGCGTTCGCTGACTTGAATGTGGACCTTATGAAAATTGGACCGGCCCAACCGACCCCTAAAAAAATTCATATATTTATACTTTTGAAGTGCATGTTCTTTTATAGATAGCTCTGTCACGAAGTTCTTGTTCCTTCTTCTAGTGACCCACTTTCATTCCACATAGTTTCCATGCAGTAAACGCTTAAGCCTCTCCGTTATTTACTCAGCACGCTCCAGTTGCTCTGCATTTGGGGCATGCCTCTAATTTACTTGTAATTTTTACCTATCCCTTACATAGTAACATCTTCTGATACTATGCTGTACTGTTGCGTCATATTCTTTCACTACGATATCGTAGTGAGTAGCAGGAGGATCCTCGCTCTAGCCTTGCGTTCTGGCACCTCTTCCACGTGCTCATAAATTCATGTTACATCACCGTATTTGTATATATTCTAGAAATAATCCATCATTGGATACTTCTGTAATTGTCCAATTTTATTTTGATAAAAGTTGTAGATTGCTTGCTCAATTTAAATTATTGAGAGGTTGGTATTTTCCTGCTAGTACCGTAAGTATCCCTGTGTTTATTTCCCTATAtatatgtacgtacgtacgtgtgtgtgcgtgcgtgtgtgtgtgtgcgtgcgtgtgtgtgcgtgcacgtgcgtgCATGCGTCTAAAAGAGCAAATGTCGTCCTCGTCTGAGGGCGCGATGAATGTAACACGTGCTTGGGACATCTTCGAGTAAAAGAGGAGGCTGACGGAAGCTGCTTATGCACATAACTTTATCGATTGCAGGCCAACTGTATTGTGTCCCGGTACACGTTGTACACGGGGGCGCAGTGCGCGTCTACATCCCGGCAGGGAGTCGTTTCGCCTGCCGTTGCACGGGATGCACGTACTGCTGCAAGTATTCAAGCCGGTGGCGCAGCTCGTCCCGCATGCGCTCCAGATATTCGATGAAGCTGCGCAATTCCTGCACGCAGTCGTGGTCACGCAGGCGGTCGGCGCTCGGGCTTAAGCCGCAGTGGCGGCTGCAGCGAACCTGCCGCTTGGAGCAGAGCTCGCGCCGGTGCGCTGACAGCTTCGAGGCTCTGATCGGAGAACCGCAGTCCGGGCACGGCTCCCTACTGGACTGGCACGGCTCCAGACTGTCATTCTGTGACTCCATGGTCACCTGGGAAGACCGAGCCGGCGCCAATTGTTGATTGCGGCATTCCGGCTAACCCTTCCAGCCGCGAATTATGGTGGGCTGTCGGTAAACTCCTGGGCGTTACTTGATTAAATGCCGCAGTGGTATACACCCAAatggaaaagaataaagctgGTAGAATTTAGAACTGCAACATATAAATTAATATATTGATATTAAATTTAAATACTAAATATGTGCAATTTGTAGTGAACCTTCATGATTGCAGCGGATGTTCAAACTTGATCTATAGTGAACTTAATTATGTCACATTTCTTCACGAAAGCAACTTTACCCGAAGCACATTCATGGGCCAGATAATTATAGGCTGCAGGCAGCATAGGAGGAGTGAAAAATTCACAGCCGATTAGATACAccgtaatgcaaaatttgagtgcagctgtatacgtgttttaaCATcgggatatattggctggcgcggataatttctcgtgtggcacgttgcaaacggagcgaagtgttgcaaaacaagtaacactcaagcacaacgatagcggcgagcagagtcggcgatcgttgaaaatctgatctacgcgtcaagctcgtcggcttttatacatgactgaTCGAGTGTTCCAGCGTAATttcgtggcttccagaaagtattacacaattcgcgtcgtgcatCAATCAGATTACCAATGATACGGTGCCATCCCTCGTAGTCTCTTACAGCACATTGCTTTCCTATTCACCCTTTCACCATACTCTTCTCATCCATTTTCCGCCTCATGTTTTCACTGTAGCGTTCTCCTCccctttccttctcgcgctctcttcttacatctcccgctgcgctccgcgttagctttcatctttcgctgcgctcgttcgctcggttacgccgagagacgacgccgaggcacgccgacacTCAACtcgggaacgggcgcctaagaggtgCGCTCTATAAGGCTTCTTAGCCAATGTCGATAGGCTGCGAAGGTCCAAATTTGTCGAATAAGGTACCTAAAGTTCAGCATTGTGAGCACGCCGCCTATCTAAGTAAACTGATACCCCGTTGAATACTGAGAATGCCCTTtgtacttccttttcttttttttgccattaCTAGCAGTAGCGACAATTGAAAGTTTTCAGTAGCATAGCTTCCCCTGACTCTCTTGTGGTGCGACAGTCTAAAGCATCTTCTGCCGCAGGACGTGTCTTTCGACTACATAGGCACCTAATGTCGCCGTTTCCTCAAGTTATCCTGGTGCAGAATAAGTTTCGAACAAAAATTGTACTGAATCATTTCCTTGAGCGGCGATTTCCTAAAAATGTTTTCTTGAGTATGCGGATCGACGATGGTTATTTATTATCTCAGGAATGACCTCTTGTTCTTATTGTAGAGTTGCTCGTACAGGTGATTCGCTTACCAAACCTTTTTCTTCGTATTCTCGATATCATTCTTGTAGAGAGTCGTTATTTCTTTTACTTCTCATTTGGTGTTGTTGATatccttaaaaaaaattatttgaaacgacagaaatttctgttctGTCATGGACTTCTGTGTTAGGAAAGTTCAGCACACGAGGTGAGCCAAATATCTTGTTGTAATCATGGTGTTCAGCTGTACGTTCATAAACACACCAAAAACCACACCATGAGAAAGCCAACGTGTTCCCCCTTACGGGTTGAGTGGGCTGCACGGCGTTCCAGCTACTCTGAAACAGGACAACTTATTTCTTTGCTACATGCCATTTAGGTGTAAAAACGTATTCCTTCCCTTACAGATATTTTAAGACAATCTATATAAAGTTCACAGACATGTGCCTGCAAAGTAGATAAGCATTCTATGTTCTATTCCTGGGATTAATCTATAGACACTCTATGGACTAATGGCGTTGCAGTTTTTGTAGACTGATATACAAAATGTGCCTGTCAGTTTCATAATGTCTAGCGACAAGTGTGCGGCATGAACGTTGCCTGGCGGTACAATGGCTAATTGCCGGCAG encodes:
- the LOC142581855 gene encoding uncharacterized protein LOC142581855, encoding MESQNDSLEPCQSSREPCPDCGSPIRASKLSAHRRELCSKRQVRCSRHCGLSPSADRLRDHDCVQELRSFIEYLERMRDELRHRLEYLQQYVHPVQRQAKRLPAGM